Within the Gigantopelta aegis isolate Gae_Host chromosome 8, Gae_host_genome, whole genome shotgun sequence genome, the region aaaaaacaaacaaaggaaggaaggaagaaaatgttttatttaacgacgcactcgacacattttatataggctatatggcgtcggacatatggttaaggaccacacagatatatagagaggaaacccactgtcgccacttcatgggctactctttttgattagcagcaaaggatcttttatatgcaccatcccacagagaggataacatgtaccacggcctttgatacaccagtcgtggtgcactggctggagcgagaaatcaaACAAACGAATTACAACAACTTTTATTCAAGAATCTTTAGATGGCGAAAGGATTAATACAAACACATAATCACACACTCATAAGTTATATTTTCTGGGTCACCTCCTACGGACCCCAACTTGGACCTTGGTACATAAAGTTATAACCAGCAGGCTgctatgttttaaaaacaaatgtgttacaaCTCCTGTAGGTTGTATAACAGATATACACAAGATTATGtgtaaatacaaacttttaaatCATCTGACTGATTTAACGACTAGTTAAGAAAAGCGTGTTTGATTTTGAAGAATTAAAGTGGCAAACACAAATCTCGTCTTCGCCAGACATCAGCCATTTTCTGCAACTTCATCCCGATTTAAATATCCACAAAGCATGGCAAATTTCTCGTGTGAACCCATTGTTAAAAGAACACGCAcatcatgtaattaatgtatgcGCTTCGTGGCGACCTATGTCATGTGAAGGAGTGTGTCCCCTCTGTCACTTAATCTATTCTGATTTGCTGATACATGTTATATGTCATTGTCAATTTATATCTGAAATTAGAGACGAATTCTGGATATCTCTTTTGGATATCGGACCAGTAGAACTCAGTGTCGTTCTTCACAATCTTCccaattctgtttttattactaagaTATTATCTTGTGAACCTCCACTTAATGTTGATGACTCGATAGAAAGTACTTACTGTGAAACCGTTATCTATTACATTCATCTACTAAGCAAACAATAGCAAGCGATAATTGTATTACCCCATAAACCTTATGTGCTCGTATTTGAATCACTATGTACTCATGGTTCGATGCATGCTCTACTTACCCACATTTatcatagttttatttattaacttattGTATtcttgtatgtttgtatgtatgtaatgaaatgtatttatatgttacaACTCTCTGTTTAGAGGaataaagactatatatatatatatatatagctagtaAGAAGACACCGATTCATCTATTGTGCTTATTATGATTGAAtgaaaaaataagaaataaaacgtATACTAATATATAGGCAATCTTCCCCAGAAACACTGAGCCGACCATTGTAATACATAATCCACactaacaaaacaaagcaaaaaccagaagaaaaaacaacaacagcattaTATTAACAAGTTAAACACAGTATTTTTGTGTCACTTCAAAGTTCGGTGCGAACTCAAAGTACACACCCCATGAAACGACACCCAATTACAAAGAGAAAtgcattaagaaaacaaacaaacacactagGTAATAAGATAATTTTACAATAAACTCGGTACAACCTTGTGACAAGTGAACACTATTTCAATCAAatttgtcttgttttaaattgtatttttattttgacatgGGCAAATACTACAGAATCACTTCGAATATAACAATAGATCATTATCCATCCtgtataaaacaatacaattgaattttgtatttttattttgagattgatacatattacataattactattaataattataaagaaaCATCATTATCTACTTATATAATACACTACAActgaattttgtatttttagttTGACATTAGTAAATCTTACCTAATCGCTTGTAATATAAAGACAAACCATTATATAGactatatacaacaatacaattattgtttattgagAATATCAGTTTCTCTATTCTAAAAGTGTTTCTAATCGCTCTAGTTACATTTGCAATAgctcaaactttattttattgtctaaTACTGTATAATATGTGTTGATACGTAGGGAATGTATTAGAAGGGACAATCCAATAGCGGCTACTACAAACACTaagacaagaaacacattggatatatagTCAGTGAAACTCTAAATAAGTCGTTGAAAAGGCTGTTAGTCCAGGTGTCTGTAGTAATTTGGACACAATGGCTACTGATGACAAGATGAGCGCAGAGTGCACGAGCATACGCATGGCCTGTCATCATATGGATGACAGTATTTAGAGCATAAACGGTCGCCCACAAATCTTCTAAACCACTACCACCCATTACATATCCAGTTGACCCCATATACGACACGAGTAAGTGAAATCCCCCAAGTCTAACAACAATCTTATTGAGCTCTGGGAAAGATGATATTACAATTCCAATTGCCTTCATGTACAGGGGTTGGTCAAATGTGACAGGACAAACACCAAGTGAATGCTTTTTGGATAACGTTTGCGCAAAACACAAAGCAGAATAGATAGTTTCAGGTTGAGATGGGTCCTGATTAACGAATGACAAAATCTGAATATTACTTTTATCACGATTATCTCCGGTCACAGCGAATTGCATGAAGCCACTCCATAATGGACATTGTGAAATAGGGATGCCAAGTGAGAAACTTGCTAACCAGACACTATCCAAGCATTTTGGATACTTTCAGGAGaggtgggtttgttttgggaGGTTAAAGGGGCCCAATCATGATGGACTTCAATCCTGGGGCAATGTAAATTTTGTACACTTTGATTTGCACTTTCAAGTTGACCTGTTTGGACAATAGTCATGACTTTCTGAGTTGACCTAGGAATGGCAGGCTGGTCTACTTTCTCACCTGTAAGGGTAACACATGCAATACCACCCAGAATGTGCCAAGTGCCATGACCTGTAAGGGTTCTAAAATTGATGTCAGCATTGTCAAATAGAAAATTTACAAGATCACCCTCAATATCATACAACTGCTCATCTGTAAGAAATGCATCATACAGATGCTGAACCTCTCTGTAATCATCTGCAAATGACAAGCTACTCAATATATCAACCAGTTCTCGAGATTCATACAAGTTGGGTTCTATCTTCTTCATTTATAGTATTAGAAAACAAAGTGTAAATGCCATTTAGCTAATGCTATgcatatttcaatatttgtccTTATATGGGTTGGAGgccattttgtttattgaaaatgaaatggaAACATACTAGCCAATCCTTCAGAAGACACTCCTACAATGCTAAAAGGGTAAATTATTGTTGCCCAACAAATAAATGATAGCGAAATTAGTAACATATTTAGTTCCCTggtcaaataatattataaaacaagAAAACGAAAATTGATACGAAAGGTCAAAATTCACTTATAATGTCATAATTCACAAACATGCTGAACAAAAAcagacattttgtgttttgCCCTATCTCCATTTATCAATATATTGTTTGTAAAACCCCTCTTCAATTTAATCTATTGTAAATTATGTATTAGTACAGCTCTAAAGCAAATAAATGCCTGTTTTTTGAGCCGATTATTAGCTTTGTtggtagccatcttggattatTTCAGATGGAATTGAAACATATTTGCACCCACTGGATTCAGCACACTCCAAacatggatttaaaaaaaaaaaatcattgttcTGAAGCCTGTGGTTAAGCAGTTATGATGCTTATGACGTTTTCCCATTTATTGCCGATGgtaatggcggccatcttgaattttaaaaaaatgccacAGGGTAGAATTTGCAGAACTTTGTGATGTTGGTACAGGTATGACTTTGTGGAGCTTTACTGAAAAATTCAGCTTTCTACTAATTTTTTCCAGGATATATGCTAATGCTCCTGGCCTAGTGCATGTAATAGCCTTAATGTAATGCACTGTTTAAAGTCAGATACACTTCGGACTTTGACCCGTTGAGACGCTAGTTTCGTACGTTGCCTCCATATCTGATGACAGAACACCTGACTGAACACATCTTTAATGTTCCTTTGGATGTAATGTGTCATTTTACTGCACACACAAACGTGGTATCTGCATGTGTAATACACCAGAGATGTCGCTAAATGATTGTGTATTTCTCAGGGAAACGGATTCTTTGGAACCATTTCTGATGTCCAGCTTCTCTAGGCCCTTCTTGGAAGTAACAATGATGCTGCCATCTGTGTATACAAATCCAAAATGGTAACCGTATTTGTCATATTTTGCAACACGTTCGGCTCTTAATTTTCGTGTGTTTATGTCGTCGATGTGAATGACGTCAACAGAACCGTCATAATGTAACAAATACAGGTTTGGCATCTCTAGATATGACCTGGTTAGATTTCCACTTTTCAACTGTATGTTGATTGTGCTGAcagcgtgtgtgtttgtgttgaagCAATGCACTTGGTCTGTTACCCTTCTATCCAATCTTCCACCCATCACCAGAATGTTTTCTCCAACAGCTTCAGCACAGGAATCTTGTCGTGTACATCCGAGATCTCCTACCACCTGCCACTCGTCCTGTCCCAGCTGCAGCTGTTCTATAGTGTTACTGTGTTTTCCTCCAATCACGTACAGCATGTCATCTAGAACAGCCATACAGTGTTCACAGCGATTATGTTTGAGATCTGGACCACGACTCCACGTCCTTCTCCATACGTTAAATACACGCATTGATTTTTGTGTTTCATCTCCTCCAGTAATGTATATTGATTTGTCTAAGACTGCTGCCGCAAACCATGTACCTGGTTTATTAGAACATTTTGGAAGTTCATACCAGCGTTTATCACTCAAACATGCGACAGATAATAGTTTAGCAGAATTTTGAAGGACGAATACAACATCAAGCATTTGTCCTGAAATTCTGTTGTCGATAAACGTGTTCATTTGTGTGTGGAAAGAATACCAGGTGTTGATACCCTTCTGAACTACTTGCTGCAACGCCTCATGTTCTTTGAAAAAGGCTGTATAAATAACATCATCTGTCAAGTAGCTGATGCTAACATGCTCAAATCTGATTTGTGTGAACAGGTCGACCATAATTTCAACTGAAGGATTGTGCTGACTGATCCACTTCTGAACATCTCGAAGCACGTCATCTTCTTTCTGTGGCAGATCGTCGTGAGACAACACCTGAAGATATTCATCTGTTGTCAGATCTATCAATGACCCATTCTCTGACAGTTTGTCTGCGTTTTTTACTACATACTGAAAAGCCTTTGCAGCAAGATCTTCCATGCCGTACTTCTTCAGTGATCTCCACCTGAGAACGCAGTTTTCTGTGGTCAGTGTAAGATTGTTGTTCAGATAtctcagacagacagacttgAGGTCATC harbors:
- the LOC121378250 gene encoding kelch-like protein 6, which gives rise to MSLINSLWSWFGPPVDKREEVQKSFLKHLYEKLVQGDYNDIKLVFKDGSTTGSRLCLTALSSYFESMFASDMLEKNTRVVTLPTVSKQTFDDVLKFHILGEDVVNNVNCFLLFDVADMMQLDDLKSVCLRYLNNNLTLTTENCVLRWRSLKKYGMEDLAAKAFQYVVKNADKLSENGSLIDLTTDEYLQVLSHDDLPQKEDDVLRDVQKWISQHNPSVEIMVDLFTQIRFEHVSISYLTDDVIYTAFFKEHEALQQVVQKGINTWYSFHTQMNTFIDNRISGQMLDVVFVLQNSAKLLSVACLSDKRWYELPKCSNKPGTWFAAAVLDKSIYITGGDETQKSMRVFNVWRRTWSRGPDLKHNRCEHCMAVLDDMLYVIGGKHSNTIEQLQLGQDEWQVVGDLGCTRQDSCAEAVGENILVMGGRLDRRVTDQVHCFNTNTHAVSTINIQLKSGNLTRSYLEMPNLYLLHYDGSVDVIHIDDINTRKLRAERVAKYDKYGYHFGFVYTDGSIIVTSKKGLEKLDIRNGSKESVSLRNTQSFSDISGVLHMQIPRLCVQ